Proteins encoded in a region of the Gallalistipes aquisgranensis genome:
- a CDS encoding 6-phosphofructokinase, translating into MKDAIAILTGGGPAPGMNTVVGSVAKTFLQKGYRVIGLHEGYTGLFKKNPRMVDIDYFLADDIFNRGGSYLQMSRFKPTNENFANDFNLDFFTSNNVKLLVTVGGDDTASTANRIAKFLEEKKYPIANIHVPKTIDNDLPLPEGSPTFGYQSAKDKGAIIGRTVYVDARTSGNWFVLAAMGRSAGHLAFGIGTACHYPMIVIPEMFNKTEITVDKIVNLVISSIIKRKIMHMDYGAAIISEGVFHELSNDEIKKSGVHFSYDEHGHPELGKVSKAHIFNEMIEKKLKQINLKVKSRPVEIGYEVRCQTPVAFDLVYCSMLGMGVYKLFSEGKTGCMVYVDQRGQVSQLYLKDLQDDVTGKIPPRLVDITGDKFHAVVDHILCYLTPEDYEAARQWVEFPEEYDFFRILNWDPANY; encoded by the coding sequence ATGAAAGATGCAATCGCAATTCTGACGGGAGGAGGCCCTGCACCCGGTATGAACACCGTGGTCGGCAGCGTGGCCAAGACGTTTTTGCAGAAAGGTTACCGTGTGATCGGTCTGCACGAAGGCTACACGGGGCTTTTCAAGAAGAATCCCCGGATGGTGGATATAGACTATTTCCTGGCCGACGACATCTTCAACCGGGGCGGTTCCTACCTGCAGATGAGCCGTTTCAAGCCTACGAACGAGAATTTCGCCAACGATTTCAACCTCGATTTCTTCACGTCGAACAATGTGAAACTGCTGGTGACGGTGGGCGGAGACGATACCGCTTCGACCGCGAACCGCATTGCCAAGTTCCTTGAGGAGAAGAAATATCCGATCGCCAACATCCACGTGCCGAAGACCATCGACAACGACCTGCCCCTGCCCGAAGGGTCGCCCACGTTCGGCTATCAGTCGGCCAAGGACAAGGGGGCCATCATTGGCCGTACCGTCTATGTGGATGCCCGCACCAGCGGCAACTGGTTCGTGCTGGCGGCCATGGGACGTTCGGCCGGACACCTGGCTTTCGGTATCGGTACCGCCTGCCACTATCCGATGATCGTGATTCCGGAGATGTTCAACAAAACCGAGATCACCGTGGACAAGATCGTCAACCTGGTGATCTCCTCGATCATCAAGCGCAAGATCATGCACATGGATTATGGTGCGGCGATCATTTCCGAGGGCGTGTTCCATGAGCTGAGCAACGACGAGATCAAGAAGTCGGGCGTTCATTTTTCCTATGACGAACACGGTCATCCCGAGTTGGGCAAAGTGTCGAAAGCTCACATTTTCAATGAGATGATCGAGAAGAAACTGAAGCAGATCAATCTGAAGGTGAAGTCGCGTCCGGTGGAGATCGGCTACGAGGTGCGCTGTCAGACTCCGGTGGCCTTCGACCTGGTGTATTGTTCGATGCTGGGAATGGGCGTTTACAAGCTCTTCTCGGAAGGCAAGACAGGTTGCATGGTCTATGTGGATCAGCGCGGCCAGGTGAGCCAGCTTTACCTAAAGGACCTGCAGGACGACGTGACGGGCAAGATTCCGCCCCGTCTGGTGGATATCACGGGCGACAAGTTCCATGCCGTGGTGGATCACATCCTCTGCTACCTCACGCCCGAGGATTACGAGGCGGCCCGTCAGTGGGTGGAGTTCCCCGAAGAGTACGATTTCTTCCGTATCCTGAACTGGGACCCTGCGAATTATTGA
- a CDS encoding DUF4919 domain-containing protein, with product MKKIFALVLLSMPLWLLGQRVPDNDAVLRAVIDHASPYYYPPLFSRYMAGDTTLTEDDYYYLYYGFPYQEEYKPLEANPADDKVMTVFAQNNEPDSAQCARIIEYVGESMKADPFSPRNVNFLIYAYEKLGDRRQAEINRDRLDKIVATIKSSGTGLRQDSPWHVLFFSHSTDVLAMMDLQPMKRMVVTSTVEYIPLLQRHGKVKGYYFDFGRVYWRKPDKLREKRVQGLEFNGIPLYKKKGFGRP from the coding sequence ATGAAAAAAATATTCGCACTCGTGCTCCTTTCGATGCCTCTGTGGCTGCTGGGCCAGCGGGTGCCTGACAACGACGCCGTTCTGCGGGCGGTGATCGACCATGCGTCGCCCTACTATTATCCGCCTCTTTTTTCCCGGTACATGGCCGGGGATACGACCCTGACGGAGGACGACTATTACTATCTGTACTACGGATTTCCCTATCAGGAGGAGTACAAGCCGCTGGAGGCGAACCCTGCCGACGACAAGGTGATGACGGTCTTCGCGCAGAACAACGAGCCCGATTCGGCCCAATGCGCCCGGATCATCGAGTATGTGGGCGAGTCGATGAAGGCCGATCCCTTCAGCCCGCGGAACGTCAACTTCCTGATCTATGCCTACGAGAAGCTGGGCGACCGCAGGCAGGCCGAGATCAACCGCGACCGGCTGGACAAGATCGTCGCCACGATCAAATCTTCCGGCACGGGGTTGAGGCAGGACTCTCCGTGGCATGTGCTTTTCTTCTCCCATTCGACGGACGTGTTGGCCATGATGGACCTGCAGCCGATGAAGCGGATGGTGGTGACCAGCACGGTGGAGTATATTCCCCTGTTGCAACGCCACGGAAAGGTGAAGGGGTATTACTTCGATTTCGGCCGGGTCTACTGGCGCAAACCCGACAAGTTGCGCGAAAAGCGGGTGCAGGGGCTCGAATTCAACGGCATTCCCCTCTATAAGAAAAAGGGATTCGGCAGGCCATGA
- a CDS encoding thioredoxin domain-containing protein, protein MEKKLIVKICTGTLCYVMGGAELQLLDEQLPAELLAQVEIQGSPCLDCCNREDSQGAPFVKVGDRTVSGATIEKVVEAIKDELKA, encoded by the coding sequence ATGGAAAAGAAACTGATCGTAAAGATTTGCACGGGCACGCTGTGCTACGTGATGGGCGGGGCCGAACTCCAGCTGCTCGACGAGCAGCTGCCCGCCGAACTGCTCGCGCAGGTGGAGATTCAAGGGTCGCCCTGTCTGGATTGTTGCAACCGGGAGGATTCCCAGGGAGCGCCTTTCGTCAAGGTCGGCGACCGGACGGTGTCCGGTGCGACGATCGAAAAGGTGGTCGAGGCGATTAAGGACGAATTAAAGGCATAG
- a CDS encoding (4Fe-4S)-binding protein: MADRQHRSYSNGEITVLWQPEKCRHSGICVSRLPEVFDARSRPWINMEAAESRKIVETILRCPSGALSYTLGGTRKPQAAAAPQRELVTR; this comes from the coding sequence ATGGCCGACCGTCAACACAGAAGTTACTCCAACGGAGAGATCACCGTCCTCTGGCAGCCGGAAAAATGCCGGCATTCGGGCATCTGCGTCTCCCGCCTGCCCGAAGTTTTCGATGCCCGTTCCAGACCCTGGATCAACATGGAGGCCGCGGAGAGCCGGAAGATCGTGGAAACGATCCTTCGCTGTCCCAGCGGCGCCCTCTCCTACACGCTCGGCGGCACACGCAAGCCGCAGGCTGCAGCCGCCCCTCAACGGGAACTCGTCACCCGGTGA
- a CDS encoding clostripain-related cysteine peptidase, which yields MTRMLLTVFGGICLLLFPACEREGATVVPSAERTLLVYMVADNSLGYSQYDTENIDMLLQAVGDSDPAPGRIVIYRDPAGEAPRLLEVVRNSSGVGELRTLKGYGDQNSLDPSVMRVVLGDVRTLAPGVSYGLILWSHATGWLPQGSGYTRSSLLRKNAASGGEDMPLTRTFGQDGSFEMELSDLAAALPDGMFDYIVIDACFMGEAEVAYALRNKADYMVASAAEVLANGLPYDRIVSDLLAPQPRLSEVCRKFFEYYDARSGPFRTATTALYDLGKMERLAEAMGRITERYRSQIPLLDRGAIQHFDRYSRHTMFDLEDVVSQLVPASDPLLAEFGTCLDSVVLYKRSTEKVMSAVTVETFCGMSVYVPYADYADLNALYAGTAWYARVYGNSGR from the coding sequence ATGACCCGGATGTTGCTGACGGTTTTCGGGGGTATATGCCTGTTGCTTTTTCCTGCCTGCGAGCGGGAAGGCGCTACGGTCGTACCGTCGGCCGAACGGACCCTGCTCGTCTATATGGTGGCGGACAATTCGCTGGGATACAGTCAGTACGATACGGAAAATATCGACATGCTCTTGCAGGCGGTCGGCGACAGCGATCCTGCACCGGGCCGGATCGTCATATACCGCGATCCGGCGGGGGAGGCGCCCCGTCTGCTGGAGGTGGTGCGCAATAGCTCGGGGGTGGGCGAGTTGCGGACGCTGAAGGGATACGGGGATCAGAATTCGCTCGATCCCTCCGTCATGCGTGTCGTGCTCGGCGATGTGCGCACGCTGGCGCCCGGGGTCAGTTACGGGCTGATTCTCTGGTCCCACGCCACGGGTTGGCTTCCGCAGGGAAGCGGGTATACCCGTTCGTCTCTCCTGCGGAAAAATGCCGCTTCGGGAGGGGAAGATATGCCCCTTACGCGGACTTTCGGACAGGACGGTTCGTTCGAGATGGAACTTTCCGACCTGGCCGCCGCACTGCCCGACGGCATGTTCGACTACATCGTGATCGACGCCTGCTTCATGGGAGAGGCCGAGGTGGCCTACGCCCTGCGGAACAAGGCGGATTATATGGTCGCATCGGCGGCCGAGGTGCTGGCGAACGGCCTGCCTTACGACCGCATCGTCTCCGACCTGCTGGCTCCGCAGCCACGGCTGAGCGAGGTGTGCCGCAAATTCTTCGAATACTACGATGCCCGGTCGGGGCCATTCCGGACGGCGACCACGGCCCTGTACGACCTGGGGAAAATGGAGCGGCTCGCGGAGGCGATGGGCCGCATCACGGAGCGGTACCGCTCGCAGATTCCCCTGCTCGACCGGGGGGCTATCCAGCATTTCGACCGTTACTCCCGGCACACGATGTTCGATCTGGAAGACGTCGTTTCTCAGCTGGTGCCCGCCTCCGACCCGTTGCTGGCGGAGTTCGGGACGTGTCTCGATTCGGTGGTCCTCTACAAAAGGAGCACGGAGAAAGTGATGTCGGCCGTGACGGTCGAAACTTTCTGCGGTATGAGCGTTTATGTGCCGTATGCGGACTATGCCGATCTGAATGCGTTGTATGCCGGGACGGCGTGGTACGCCCGCGTGTACGGAAATTCCGGCCGGTAG
- a CDS encoding monomeric [FeFe] hydrogenase: MAVNNAVLMRRELLTRLAKLYDKGELELKIDRIPLELRPKGSQASRCCLYKDRAMLRYKLMALLGFNIRDEEDELTPLSEYVRRAFERTEVEREPLTVVDEVCSACVKTNYVVTNMCRGCLARPCMANCNKGAISFENGQAHIDHTKCVNCGLCMKNCPYHAIVYIPVPCEESCPVGAISKREDGTEQIDYTKCIYCGRCISSCPFGAVMEKSHIMDIFKAFAGPKKVVAMVAPAIAGQFKAPLAQILGAIRELGFDDVIEVARGADETTENEAREFLHKMAGGQAFMTTSCCPSYIAAVQKHMPEIKPFVSDTLTPMQYTARIARERYPDAVLVFVGPCLAKRYETYCDPNADLMLNFEEIGSMFIAKGIDVANSSCVELEEGIDSTSRGYPVSSGVMTAVKTKVGDRFEVRPVLVNGLNKQSIRELRGYAKSCPGNMVEVMACEGGCVSGGNVIANPKIATRQIADVVRMSERK, translated from the coding sequence ATGGCGGTGAATAATGCGGTGCTGATGCGCCGGGAACTGCTGACCCGGCTGGCCAAACTGTACGACAAGGGAGAACTGGAACTGAAGATCGACCGGATTCCGCTGGAGCTGCGCCCGAAAGGTTCGCAGGCTTCCCGCTGCTGCCTCTACAAGGACCGGGCGATGCTGCGCTACAAGCTGATGGCCCTGTTGGGCTTCAATATCCGCGACGAGGAGGACGAGCTGACTCCGCTGAGCGAATACGTCCGCCGGGCCTTCGAGCGGACGGAAGTGGAGCGGGAACCCCTGACGGTGGTGGACGAGGTGTGCAGCGCCTGCGTGAAGACCAACTATGTGGTGACCAACATGTGCCGGGGCTGTCTGGCCCGTCCCTGCATGGCCAACTGCAACAAGGGGGCGATCAGTTTCGAGAACGGGCAGGCGCACATCGACCATACGAAGTGCGTCAATTGCGGCCTCTGCATGAAGAACTGCCCTTATCATGCCATCGTCTATATTCCGGTGCCGTGCGAGGAGTCGTGTCCCGTGGGGGCGATCTCCAAACGGGAGGACGGAACGGAGCAGATCGACTACACGAAATGTATCTACTGCGGCCGCTGCATCTCCTCCTGCCCGTTCGGCGCGGTGATGGAGAAATCGCACATCATGGACATATTCAAGGCGTTCGCCGGCCCGAAAAAGGTGGTGGCCATGGTGGCGCCGGCCATCGCGGGGCAGTTCAAGGCGCCGCTGGCTCAGATTCTGGGGGCTATCCGGGAACTGGGCTTCGACGATGTGATCGAGGTGGCGCGCGGGGCGGACGAGACCACGGAGAACGAGGCCCGCGAATTCCTGCACAAGATGGCCGGGGGACAGGCCTTCATGACCACTTCCTGCTGCCCTTCCTACATTGCGGCGGTTCAGAAGCACATGCCCGAAATCAAACCCTTCGTGTCGGATACGCTCACCCCGATGCAGTACACGGCGCGGATCGCCCGCGAGCGTTATCCGGATGCCGTGCTGGTCTTCGTGGGGCCCTGCCTGGCCAAGCGCTATGAGACCTATTGCGACCCGAACGCCGACCTGATGCTCAATTTCGAGGAGATCGGCTCGATGTTCATCGCAAAGGGCATCGATGTTGCTAACAGTTCCTGCGTGGAGCTGGAGGAGGGAATCGACTCCACGAGCCGCGGGTATCCCGTCTCCTCGGGCGTGATGACCGCCGTGAAGACGAAGGTCGGCGACCGTTTCGAGGTGCGTCCCGTGCTGGTGAACGGTCTGAACAAACAGAGTATCCGGGAGTTGAGGGGGTATGCCAAGTCGTGTCCCGGCAATATGGTGGAGGTGATGGCCTGCGAAGGCGGATGCGTCAGCGGAGGCAACGTGATCGCCAACCCCAAGATCGCTACGCGGCAGATTGCCGACGTGGTGCGTATGAGCGAACGGAAATAG
- the dapA gene encoding 4-hydroxy-tetrahydrodipicolinate synthase: MKNNIQGVGVALVTPFDERGGVDYVSLGRLVDYVTENGADFLVALGTTAETPTLSAGEKSDILAFVRERNRKGLPLIVGIGGYDTAGVIRQIGETDLSGVDAVLSVTPYYNKPSQQGLFEHYRAIAGESPVPILLYNVPSRTGVNLKAETTLRLASEVKNLLGVKEACGSLSQMSYLLRDRPEGFRVFSGDDNMALPLIALGGDGVISVAANVFPAVFIRMVRAAFAGDRTTASSLQLRLFEAVEVLFAEGNPTGVKAALAVRGMAENRLRLPLVPGSDALLERLRMLMDRYGL, translated from the coding sequence ATGAAAAATAACATTCAGGGAGTCGGCGTGGCATTGGTAACCCCTTTCGATGAGAGGGGCGGTGTGGACTACGTTTCGCTCGGCCGGCTCGTGGATTATGTGACGGAGAACGGCGCCGATTTCCTGGTGGCGCTGGGTACGACGGCGGAGACCCCCACGCTTTCCGCCGGGGAGAAGAGCGATATCCTCGCCTTTGTCCGGGAGCGCAACCGGAAGGGGCTGCCTCTGATCGTGGGAATCGGCGGTTACGATACGGCCGGGGTGATCCGGCAGATCGGAGAGACCGACCTTTCGGGCGTGGATGCCGTGCTGAGTGTCACTCCTTATTATAACAAGCCCTCGCAGCAGGGTCTTTTCGAGCATTACAGGGCGATCGCCGGCGAATCGCCCGTGCCGATCCTGCTCTATAACGTACCCTCCCGCACGGGTGTCAATCTGAAGGCGGAAACGACGCTTCGGCTGGCATCCGAGGTGAAAAACCTGCTGGGGGTCAAGGAGGCTTGCGGTTCGCTCTCGCAGATGAGCTACCTGCTCCGCGACCGGCCCGAGGGATTCCGGGTCTTTTCGGGCGACGACAACATGGCCCTGCCGCTGATCGCTCTCGGGGGCGACGGAGTGATTTCCGTGGCGGCCAATGTCTTTCCGGCAGTGTTCATCCGCATGGTGAGGGCGGCTTTCGCCGGCGACCGGACCACGGCTTCGTCGCTTCAGCTCCGCCTGTTCGAGGCGGTCGAGGTGCTTTTCGCGGAGGGAAATCCCACGGGAGTCAAGGCGGCTCTGGCCGTGCGGGGAATGGCGGAAAACCGGTTGAGGCTTCCGCTGGTGCCGGGCTCCGATGCGTTGCTGGAACGTCTCCGGATGCTGATGGATCGGTACGGCCTGTAA
- a CDS encoding FprA family A-type flavoprotein, giving the protein MQYSVNISEKIHWIGVNDRRKNLFENLWPLPHGVSYNSYLFTDEKTALIDTVEMGSDGAYLERIEILLEGRDLDYLVINHMEPDHSGEIESIVRRYPQVRIVGNAKTFKILQSYYGAFCNHLVEVKDGDELELGRHKLKFVFTPWVHWPETMMTYDVTEQILFSADAFGTFGTLDGGIFDDQTHFAFYESEMRRYYSNIVGKYSGMVQKAFAKLSGIPLRTICPLHGPIWRQNTERVLSLYDRWSRYEAEPGVVVIYASMYGNTARMADYIANGIAQRGVRDIKVFDVSKTHLSYLINAIWEYRGVILGSCAYNGEMFPLMELLCRTLVHMNVKNKSLGLFGSYSWNGGGVRNLLKFAEEIGWEPVCAPAEIAGRPAVDKYADCDALACAMAGRLFGEER; this is encoded by the coding sequence ATGCAGTACAGTGTGAACATCAGTGAGAAAATTCATTGGATCGGTGTGAACGACCGGCGCAAGAACTTGTTCGAGAACCTGTGGCCGCTGCCGCACGGGGTGTCGTACAACTCCTATCTGTTTACGGATGAGAAGACGGCCCTGATCGACACGGTGGAGATGGGCAGCGACGGCGCCTATCTGGAGCGGATCGAGATTCTGCTGGAGGGGCGCGATCTGGATTACCTGGTCATCAACCACATGGAGCCCGACCATTCGGGCGAGATCGAGTCGATCGTGCGGCGCTATCCGCAGGTGCGGATCGTGGGCAATGCGAAGACTTTCAAAATTCTCCAAAGCTACTACGGCGCCTTCTGCAATCACCTGGTCGAGGTGAAGGACGGCGACGAACTGGAGCTGGGCCGCCACAAGCTGAAGTTTGTTTTCACACCGTGGGTGCACTGGCCCGAGACGATGATGACCTACGACGTGACCGAACAGATTCTCTTTTCGGCCGATGCTTTCGGCACATTCGGCACGCTGGACGGCGGCATCTTCGACGACCAGACCCATTTCGCATTCTACGAAAGCGAGATGCGCCGTTATTACTCCAACATCGTGGGCAAGTACAGCGGCATGGTTCAGAAGGCTTTCGCCAAACTCTCCGGAATTCCCCTGCGGACGATCTGCCCGCTCCACGGCCCGATCTGGCGCCAGAATACCGAGCGGGTTCTCTCGCTCTACGACCGCTGGAGCCGCTACGAGGCCGAACCCGGCGTGGTGGTGATCTACGCTTCGATGTACGGCAACACGGCCCGCATGGCCGATTATATCGCCAACGGCATCGCCCAGCGCGGGGTGCGCGACATCAAGGTGTTCGACGTGTCGAAAACCCACCTTTCCTATCTGATCAATGCGATCTGGGAGTACCGGGGTGTGATTTTGGGCAGCTGCGCCTACAACGGGGAGATGTTCCCGCTCATGGAGCTGCTCTGCCGCACGCTGGTGCACATGAATGTCAAGAACAAATCGCTGGGACTTTTCGGCTCGTACAGCTGGAACGGCGGCGGTGTGCGCAACCTGCTCAAATTCGCCGAGGAGATCGGCTGGGAACCCGTGTGTGCGCCCGCGGAGATCGCCGGGCGGCCCGCGGTCGATAAATACGCCGATTGTGACGCACTCGCCTGTGCGATGGCAGGGCGTTTGTTCGGAGAGGAACGATAA
- a CDS encoding thioesterase family protein: MEIGLTYTAETTVTDKNTAEAYGSGSVAVFATPAMVALIENAARHAVAPALDPGQSTVGTLIDVTHVKATPVGRKVFATATLTAIDGRELVYEVSARDESGATIGEGVHRRFIVDVEKFLKKASNS, encoded by the coding sequence CTGGAAATCGGATTGACTTACACCGCGGAGACGACGGTGACGGATAAAAATACGGCCGAGGCTTACGGGTCGGGCAGCGTGGCCGTTTTCGCCACGCCCGCCATGGTGGCCCTGATCGAAAATGCGGCGCGCCATGCCGTGGCTCCCGCGCTCGATCCGGGGCAGAGCACGGTGGGTACGCTGATCGACGTGACCCATGTGAAGGCAACCCCCGTGGGGCGCAAGGTGTTCGCCACGGCGACTCTCACCGCCATTGACGGCCGGGAGCTGGTCTATGAAGTGTCGGCCCGCGACGAAAGCGGTGCCACGATCGGCGAAGGGGTTCACCGGCGCTTTATCGTCGACGTGGAAAAATTTCTGAAAAAGGCTTCGAATTCATAG
- the ligA gene encoding NAD-dependent DNA ligase LigA codes for MLEQILRLRKELNEHNYRYYVLNDPLISDYDFDRKMRELQELEAAYPQYDDPNSPSHRVGSDLTGEFATVAHRYPMLSLSNTYSPDEMHEFCDRVAREVGETEYVCELKFDGTAISVTYENGRLVRAVTRGDGTAGDDVTANVRTIRSIPLELRGDDYPSFFEIRGEILMPHASFDRLNAEREEAGEAPFANPRNAAAGTLKQQSSAVVARRGLDNFMYYLVGDDLPYASHWESLQKAKEWGFKISDRMELCRSTECIDDYIRRVDRLRETLPYDTDGVVIKVNEYALQRKLGYTAKSPRWAVAYKFKAEQALTRLNTVDFQVGRTGAVTPVANLDPVQLAGTTVKRASLHNAEQIALLDIRLHDMVYVEKGGEIIPKIVGVELSRRPADSTPFEYITHCPECGTLLVRYEGEAKHYCPNQSHCPPQIVGRIIHFIARRAMDIEGLGEETVALLYEQGLIRNIADLYDLTAGELAPLPRLGEKSAENIVTSIRRSAEVPFPRVLFALGIRFVGETTAKNLAARFGSLDAIAAATREQLLEADEVGEKIADSVIQYLSDEDNLKIIARLRKAGVQFSGGKREGLSDSLGGRTFVISGTFAAHSRDQLKELIELHGGKNLAAVSSNTDFLLAGANMGPAKLAKAQKLGVEIIDEERFLAMIGEGDGAGAASSPEKENNPVQGSLF; via the coding sequence ATGCTCGAACAGATACTCAGGCTCCGCAAAGAGCTCAACGAACACAACTACCGGTATTACGTGCTGAACGATCCTCTCATCAGCGACTACGATTTCGACCGTAAGATGCGCGAGTTGCAGGAGCTGGAGGCCGCCTATCCGCAGTACGACGATCCCAATTCCCCCTCGCACCGTGTGGGAAGCGACCTGACGGGGGAGTTCGCCACCGTCGCACACCGCTATCCGATGCTCTCCCTGTCGAACACCTATTCTCCGGACGAGATGCACGAGTTCTGCGACCGGGTCGCGCGCGAGGTGGGGGAGACGGAGTACGTCTGCGAACTGAAGTTCGACGGGACAGCCATCAGCGTCACTTACGAGAACGGGCGGCTGGTGCGTGCCGTCACACGCGGCGACGGGACGGCCGGGGACGACGTGACGGCCAACGTGCGCACGATCCGCAGCATTCCGCTGGAGCTGCGCGGAGACGATTATCCCTCCTTTTTCGAGATACGGGGCGAAATCCTGATGCCCCACGCTTCTTTCGACCGGCTCAACGCCGAACGCGAGGAGGCGGGCGAGGCGCCTTTCGCCAATCCGCGCAATGCGGCGGCCGGCACGCTCAAGCAGCAGAGTTCAGCCGTGGTGGCCCGCCGTGGGCTGGACAATTTCATGTATTACCTGGTGGGTGACGATCTGCCTTACGCCTCGCACTGGGAGAGCCTGCAGAAGGCGAAGGAGTGGGGGTTCAAGATTTCGGACCGCATGGAGCTCTGCCGGAGTACGGAGTGCATAGACGACTATATCCGCCGGGTGGACAGGTTGCGCGAGACGCTTCCCTACGATACCGACGGCGTGGTCATCAAGGTGAACGAATATGCTCTGCAGCGCAAATTGGGCTATACGGCCAAGTCGCCCCGCTGGGCGGTGGCCTACAAGTTCAAGGCCGAGCAGGCCCTGACGAGGCTCAATACGGTCGATTTCCAGGTGGGTCGTACAGGGGCGGTCACTCCCGTGGCCAATCTCGACCCCGTGCAGCTGGCGGGGACGACCGTCAAGCGGGCTTCGCTGCACAATGCCGAGCAGATCGCCCTGCTCGATATCCGGCTGCACGACATGGTCTATGTGGAGAAGGGAGGGGAGATCATTCCTAAGATCGTCGGCGTCGAACTCTCGCGGCGTCCGGCCGACAGCACCCCGTTCGAGTACATTACGCATTGCCCCGAGTGCGGTACCCTGCTGGTCCGATACGAGGGGGAGGCCAAGCACTATTGTCCGAACCAGAGCCACTGTCCCCCGCAGATCGTGGGACGTATCATCCACTTCATCGCCCGTCGTGCGATGGACATCGAGGGGCTGGGAGAGGAGACCGTCGCGCTTCTTTACGAACAGGGGCTTATCCGGAACATCGCCGACCTCTACGACCTCACGGCCGGCGAGTTGGCCCCGCTGCCCCGGCTCGGGGAGAAATCGGCGGAGAATATCGTAACGAGTATCCGCCGTTCCGCCGAAGTGCCCTTTCCCCGGGTGCTTTTCGCATTGGGTATCCGGTTCGTGGGCGAGACGACGGCCAAAAATCTGGCTGCCCGTTTCGGCAGCCTGGATGCCATCGCCGCCGCGACCCGCGAGCAGTTGCTGGAGGCGGACGAAGTGGGGGAGAAGATCGCCGACAGCGTCATCCAGTATCTCTCCGACGAAGATAACCTGAAGATCATCGCCCGCCTCCGGAAAGCAGGGGTACAGTTCAGCGGCGGAAAACGGGAGGGGCTTTCCGATTCGCTCGGGGGCCGGACTTTCGTCATTTCGGGCACTTTCGCCGCGCATAGCCGCGACCAGCTCAAGGAGCTTATCGAGCTGCACGGGGGAAAGAACCTGGCCGCCGTCTCCTCGAACACCGACTTCCTGCTGGCCGGAGCGAACATGGGACCGGCCAAGCTCGCCAAGGCTCAGAAACTGGGTGTCGAAATCATCGACGAGGAGCGTTTCCTGGCGATGATCGGAGAGGGCGACGGCGCCGGAGCGGCCTCTTCGCCGGAGAAAGAAAATAATCCCGTTCAGGGTTCGTTGTTTTAG